The window CGTGGTTTTGCTTCAGCGACAACAATAGCTGCATCCGGATCTTTTGTTATGCTATCTATGAAAATATCCGCCTGAGTTAAATCTGCTACAATTTGAAGAACCTCCGAAAGTCTCTCTACAACTTTTATTTCTTCCTGATTTAAATCGCTAAATTTTTTACATAATTCTTCTATATGCTTTTGAATCATATTCTTCACCCGCTTATCAACTTTTTGTAATCTGGGCAGGTGTAAAACCCATAGCATCTGATAAAAACCTCAACACTTCTTTTAATGCAGCCTCAACAGCAGCAACATCTCCATTTATTACTAACGATCCGCTAAATCTATCTAAAAAACCAATTTCTACACAAGAAGATTTTATTGCAATATCCGCAGCGATAATAGCACCTTCACCTGGTGTTATCGTCAAAATACCCAAAGCACCTTTAGGATCTAAGCCCAATTTTCTATATAAGGATATATCGGGACTCGCTATTAAATGAGCCAATGTAATTTGTTTTCCCGGTACATATTCTTGGATAATTCTCTGTTTATCCATCATTTCCTCCAAATTATATTTTTTTATTTTTATATTATTCTTCATTTTTTCTATAATTCCTCTTTTTAGATTTTAAATATTTTTATAAATCTCAATATATTTTATTCTTTGCAACTAAATGTATTTACATAAAAAATTGTAATAAATAAAATAAGCAAAACAATAAAAGCCATCCCGCAATTGTAAATTACGAGATGGCTCAAATTTTTACTTTTGTTCTCTTTTAAAACTTTCTCTATGCTCATTATTGTTTTTTATGCGATTTTCTTTGGGGCGGTGTAATTCGCAGCAGTCCATTTTTTTACCCGCAAATTCTTTTTCATTTGCCTTTGCCAGGTTATCTAATAATAAAATTTTAAGGTTTAAACCTTCTAAGCCTCAGGGCATTGGTTACAACGGAAACCGAACTGAAGGCCATTGCTCCCCCGGCTATGGCAGGGCTTAAATATCCCAGTGCAGCAAAGGGAATACCCAGGGTATTAT of the Thermovenabulum gondwanense genome contains:
- a CDS encoding BMC domain-containing protein, which gives rise to MKNNIKIKKYNLEEMMDKQRIIQEYVPGKQITLAHLIASPDISLYRKLGLDPKGALGILTITPGEGAIIAADIAIKSSCVEIGFLDRFSGSLVINGDVAAVEAALKEVLRFLSDAMGFTPAQITKS
- a CDS encoding LDCC motif putative metal-binding protein; the protein is MLLLDNLAKANEKEFAGKKMDCCELHRPKENRIKNNNEHRESFKREQK